The following proteins are co-located in the Gloeocapsa sp. PCC 7428 genome:
- a CDS encoding class I SAM-dependent methyltransferase, whose protein sequence is MTVAANTAPEIASRFVNRVLAIKPLANLAKHQARQMMIKRAEKIGVPWTKQVQELKQLDWDTQLAQVENPHLQYPDYYCCSFHAYEQGNLSWDAALEVEVAARAVHAGIWAEAGAEGDARLRASYHDILKNEVAQPRDILDIGCSVGMSTFALQEVYPHAAITGLDLSPYFLAVANYRAQQRHAQINWVHAAAESTGLPSASFDLVSIFLVCHELPQSATQQIFQEVRRLLRPGGYLAIMDMNPQSEIYGKMPPYILTLLKSTEPYLDEYFTLDIEAALKVAGFQNIAIAPNTPRHRTITAQVAVG, encoded by the coding sequence ATGACTGTTGCTGCCAATACTGCGCCAGAAATCGCATCCCGTTTTGTTAATCGAGTACTTGCAATTAAGCCGTTGGCAAATTTAGCCAAGCACCAAGCACGGCAAATGATGATTAAACGTGCAGAAAAAATTGGTGTTCCTTGGACGAAGCAAGTACAAGAATTAAAACAGCTTGACTGGGATACTCAACTTGCACAAGTCGAAAATCCGCATTTGCAATATCCTGATTACTATTGCTGTTCGTTTCATGCTTACGAGCAAGGTAATTTAAGCTGGGATGCAGCGCTAGAAGTCGAAGTTGCTGCCCGCGCAGTTCATGCCGGAATTTGGGCAGAGGCAGGCGCAGAGGGTGATGCTCGGCTTCGCGCGTCGTATCATGATATTCTCAAAAACGAAGTTGCGCAGCCACGCGACATTCTAGATATCGGCTGTAGTGTTGGTATGAGTACGTTTGCCTTACAAGAAGTCTATCCACACGCAGCAATCACTGGTTTAGATTTATCACCTTATTTTCTTGCGGTTGCCAATTACCGCGCGCAACAACGTCACGCACAGATCAACTGGGTCCACGCGGCGGCTGAATCAACTGGATTGCCATCAGCATCGTTTGATTTAGTTTCCATCTTTCTGGTATGTCACGAATTGCCGCAATCGGCGACACAGCAAATTTTTCAAGAAGTCCGACGCTTACTTCGTCCTGGTGGCTATTTAGCAATTATGGATATGAATCCACAATCGGAAATTTACGGTAAGATGCCTCCTTACATTTTGACGTTATTGAAAAGCACCGAGCCGTATTTGGATGAATATTTCACTTTGGATATTGAAGCAGCTTTGAAAGTCGCAGGGTTTCAAAACATTGCGATCGCGCCTAATACTCCCCGCCATCGTACTATCACGGCGCAGGTAGCGGTTGGGTAG
- a CDS encoding NAD-dependent epimerase/dehydratase family protein, producing MHNQIATLPLNEQMKIFVTGASGYIGGSIATTLVAAGHEVIGLCRSANKAVLLKQRSIEPVLGTLRDEQILFQAVRSADAVINAADADDPFVVEVLLQALKGSGKKLIHTSGSSIVGDRAAGERSNRIFHEDIPRPIRFEKIGRVAIDTQVIESVVWGIHSVVMCPCLIYGDGTGLHTQSIQIPWMIAVAKKHQVARYIGRGENIWSTVHIEDIVSAYMLALEKAPAGSFFFLENGESSFKEIAQTIQHELGFEGTAQSWTVEEAIQEWGQEGTHFAFGSNSRIRSEKAKSLLGWTPKHSSVVDWLKKSSNL from the coding sequence TTGCATAATCAGATTGCAACCTTACCATTGAATGAGCAAATGAAGATTTTTGTAACTGGAGCGTCTGGTTATATCGGCGGTTCAATCGCTACTACCTTGGTTGCTGCTGGACATGAAGTGATCGGCTTATGCAGGTCAGCCAATAAAGCTGTGTTACTTAAGCAGAGGAGTATTGAACCAGTTCTTGGAACATTGCGGGATGAGCAAATCCTCTTTCAAGCCGTTCGTTCAGCAGATGCTGTGATTAATGCCGCAGATGCAGACGATCCGTTTGTTGTAGAGGTATTACTTCAAGCACTTAAAGGGTCAGGTAAAAAGCTGATTCATACAAGCGGATCAAGCATCGTTGGCGATCGCGCTGCTGGCGAACGTAGCAATCGTATTTTCCATGAGGATATTCCACGTCCGATTCGTTTTGAAAAAATTGGGCGAGTAGCAATTGATACTCAGGTAATCGAGAGCGTTGTTTGGGGAATACATTCTGTCGTCATGTGTCCCTGTCTCATCTACGGTGATGGTACAGGTCTACACACTCAAAGCATACAGATTCCTTGGATGATTGCAGTTGCTAAAAAACACCAAGTGGCTCGATATATCGGCAGAGGAGAAAACATCTGGTCAACAGTCCACATTGAAGACATTGTGAGCGCTTACATGCTTGCACTTGAGAAGGCGCCTGCTGGGTCATTCTTCTTCCTTGAAAATGGTGAATCAAGCTTTAAGGAAATTGCTCAAACTATACAACATGAACTGGGTTTTGAGGGAACAGCACAAAGCTGGACTGTTGAGGAAGCCATTCAGGAATGGGGACAAGAAGGTACTCACTTCGCTTTTGGGTCAAATAGCCGCATTCGCTCAGAGAAAGCTAAAAGCCTTTTAGGATGGACACCTAAACACTCATCGGTGGTTGACTGGTTGAAGAAATCATCAAATTTGTAG
- a CDS encoding helix-turn-helix domain-containing protein, producing MRHASFDGARGCYIEAALEVIGDKWKGVILYHLLDEPKRFNELKRTFPELSQRILTKQLRELENDGVISRKIYPEIPPKVEYSLTDLGRLLEPTLLSLEGWGVKYIEMTRYLSNCQSDKAE from the coding sequence ATGAGACATGCATCTTTTGATGGGGCACGAGGGTGTTATATAGAAGCTGCTCTAGAAGTCATTGGGGATAAGTGGAAAGGCGTGATTCTTTACCATCTGCTTGATGAACCAAAGCGGTTTAATGAGCTTAAACGTACATTTCCTGAGCTATCGCAACGAATTCTAACTAAGCAACTAAGAGAATTGGAAAACGACGGCGTGATTAGTCGCAAAATTTATCCAGAAATTCCACCAAAGGTCGAGTACTCACTGACAGATTTAGGTAGATTGCTGGAGCCAACATTACTGTCACTTGAAGGTTGGGGAGTCAAATATATTGAAATGACAAGATATTTAAGTAACTGCCAGTCAGACAAGGCTGAGTAG
- a CDS encoding AarF/ABC1/UbiB kinase family protein — translation MGQYQLAQNNRRYDPEAIARYYRYRPWLVLWRACTIIWCFAGFILGLYWDKWQNREEQNKFKRATQLRQILTRLGPTFIKVGQALSTRPDLIRKDFLDELVKLQDQLPPFDNAIAFRTIETELNRSIQEIYSEISPHPVAAASLGQVYRARLHSGEEVAVKVQRPNLRPVLTLDLYLMRWVAGWISPWLPLNLGHDLKMIVDEFGTKLFEEIDYLNEARNAEKFATNFRNDFRVKVPAIYWRFTATRVLTLEWINGFKLTDTQSIREAGLDTDTLIEIGVTAGLQQLLEHGFFHADPHPGNLFAMPDGRIAYIDFGMMDQLSELTKETLVDAIVHLVNKDYNELAADFVKLGFLTPDTNICPIVPALEAVLGQAIGQSVADFNFKSITDSFSELMYDYPFRVPAQFALIIRSLVTQEGIALSLNPNFKIVEVSYPYVARRLLTGETPQLRRRLLNVLFKDGKFQWERLENLIAIAQADKRFDLLPTAQLGLQYLLSEEGKFLRQQLLIALTEDDRLHTAEVQRIWNLVKDELKPNRILNVALDALTEISKERTAAILPIVSSFAIFPKQQ, via the coding sequence GTGGGTCAGTATCAACTTGCTCAAAATAACCGCCGTTACGATCCGGAAGCGATCGCACGTTACTATCGCTACCGCCCTTGGTTAGTACTTTGGCGGGCTTGTACTATTATTTGGTGTTTTGCAGGATTTATCCTCGGTCTTTATTGGGATAAGTGGCAGAATCGAGAAGAACAGAACAAGTTTAAACGAGCAACGCAGTTACGACAAATTCTGACTCGCCTAGGACCGACATTTATTAAAGTTGGTCAAGCGCTTTCCACAAGACCTGACCTGATTCGTAAAGATTTTCTCGATGAACTAGTCAAGCTGCAAGATCAGCTACCGCCTTTTGATAACGCGATCGCCTTCCGAACAATTGAAACTGAGTTAAATCGCTCAATCCAAGAAATATACAGTGAGATTTCACCACATCCTGTCGCCGCAGCAAGTCTTGGTCAAGTGTATCGCGCACGTTTACACAGTGGCGAAGAGGTTGCCGTTAAGGTACAGCGCCCTAATTTGCGCCCTGTATTGACGCTCGACCTATATTTAATGCGGTGGGTGGCTGGATGGATATCGCCTTGGCTACCGCTAAATCTTGGTCACGATCTCAAAATGATCGTTGATGAGTTTGGTACTAAGCTATTTGAAGAAATTGATTATCTCAACGAAGCGCGTAACGCTGAAAAGTTCGCTACCAATTTCCGTAACGACTTCCGCGTCAAAGTTCCCGCAATTTACTGGCGATTTACTGCTACTCGCGTTCTAACGCTCGAATGGATTAACGGATTCAAACTAACCGACACACAAAGCATCCGTGAAGCAGGGTTAGATACAGACACACTCATCGAAATTGGTGTGACTGCGGGTTTACAGCAGCTATTAGAACACGGCTTCTTTCACGCCGATCCGCATCCAGGTAATTTGTTTGCAATGCCCGATGGTCGTATAGCATACATCGACTTTGGCATGATGGATCAGCTAAGCGAACTTACCAAAGAAACTTTAGTCGATGCGATCGTGCATCTGGTAAACAAAGACTATAACGAGTTAGCCGCTGATTTTGTCAAACTAGGGTTTTTGACTCCAGATACAAATATTTGCCCAATTGTTCCAGCGCTAGAAGCCGTACTTGGTCAAGCGATTGGTCAAAGCGTCGCGGACTTTAACTTCAAGTCGATTACCGACTCGTTTTCAGAGTTGATGTATGATTATCCTTTCCGCGTTCCCGCACAGTTTGCCTTAATTATCCGTTCTTTGGTGACGCAAGAAGGAATCGCGCTGAGTCTGAACCCGAACTTTAAGATCGTTGAGGTATCCTATCCTTACGTTGCACGAAGATTACTAACAGGAGAAACACCTCAACTGCGGCGACGACTACTCAATGTGCTGTTCAAAGATGGTAAGTTTCAGTGGGAGCGACTGGAAAACTTAATTGCGATCGCCCAAGCTGACAAACGATTTGACTTGTTACCAACTGCACAGTTAGGTTTACAATACCTTCTATCCGAAGAAGGTAAATTCCTGCGACAGCAATTGTTGATAGCTTTAACAGAAGACGATCGCCTGCATACCGCAGAAGTGCAACGCATCTGGAATTTAGTCAAAGATGAGCTAAAGCCAAATCGCATCTTAAATGTCGCACTTGATGCTTTAACTGAGATATCAAAAGAGCGCACCGCAGCAATCTTACCGATCGTGAGTTCGTTCGCTATTTTTCCTAAACAGCAGTAA
- a CDS encoding DUF433 domain-containing protein, protein MPVETLSRYVTSNSEILSGEPVILGTRTSVRAIVGLWRLGIMPEEILSHLPHLTLAQVFDALSFYLDHQAEINEYIEQNQVPNELVHPSVRGALANCDNCGTLHR, encoded by the coding sequence ATGCCTGTCGAAACTCTCTCGCGCTACGTTACTAGTAACTCTGAGATTTTAAGCGGAGAGCCAGTTATTCTAGGCACTCGCACATCTGTTCGTGCCATTGTTGGTTTGTGGCGGTTAGGTATTATGCCAGAGGAAATTTTGAGCCATTTGCCTCATTTAACGCTAGCGCAAGTATTTGATGCTTTGAGCTTCTATCTCGATCATCAGGCAGAGATTAATGAGTACATTGAGCAAAACCAAGTTCCTAATGAGCTAGTTCATCCATCGGTAAGAGGCGCATTGGCGAACTGTGACAATTGCGGCACTTTACACAGATGA
- a CDS encoding GTP-binding protein — protein sequence MRTSQQESHLNRAKASLRQALSWYSHLRKSGGRSLASRDLPGLVKPEIEILNAALNKLDSNVVRIAAFGLVSRGKSAVLNALMGEKILQTGPLHGVTQYPRSVRWTPSEKGKVQVELIDTPGLDEIEGQIRAQMARDVARQADLILFVVAGDITRTEYQALCELRRSQKPLILVFNKIDLYPETDREAIYNNLRQLAVMQGDEVVSPDEIVMVAAEPAPLEVRVEWADDNVTYELETPAPQITELQQAILRILNREGRSLLALNALVQAREATATIAHKTVELRQQEAEDLIWQFTKYKALAVALNPIAFLDLLGGVVADLALIRSLARVYGLPMTGYEAAKLLRTILLSSGGLLLTELGSGIFLGLGKSTAAVASSENPGNLTAYFGTAIAQGSIAGYGSYIVGHAAQVYLERGCTWGQLGTSTVIKEILAQVEPNTILYRLRQELSQHLS from the coding sequence GTGCGTACTAGTCAACAAGAGTCTCATTTAAACCGTGCTAAAGCAAGCTTACGGCAAGCATTGTCGTGGTATTCGCATCTGCGCAAGTCGGGAGGGCGATCGCTTGCAAGTCGAGATCTTCCAGGATTAGTTAAACCAGAAATTGAAATCCTCAACGCAGCACTCAACAAACTTGATTCAAATGTAGTTCGTATCGCGGCGTTTGGTTTAGTGAGTCGCGGTAAGTCAGCGGTGTTGAATGCATTAATGGGAGAAAAAATTCTCCAAACTGGACCATTACATGGTGTCACACAATACCCACGTTCGGTGCGGTGGACTCCGAGTGAAAAAGGCAAAGTCCAAGTAGAGTTAATTGATACGCCTGGCTTAGACGAAATCGAAGGACAAATACGCGCACAAATGGCGCGGGATGTCGCGCGTCAAGCCGATTTGATTTTGTTTGTCGTTGCAGGAGATATTACGCGGACGGAATATCAAGCTTTATGCGAGTTGCGGCGATCGCAAAAACCTTTGATACTTGTGTTCAATAAGATTGACTTGTACCCTGAGACGGATCGCGAGGCGATTTACAACAATTTACGGCAACTCGCTGTGATGCAGGGAGATGAAGTCGTCTCTCCTGATGAAATTGTCATGGTAGCAGCAGAACCCGCGCCGCTGGAAGTGCGTGTCGAGTGGGCTGATGACAATGTAACATACGAACTAGAGACGCCAGCACCACAGATTACAGAACTTCAGCAGGCAATTTTAAGAATTCTTAATCGCGAAGGGCGATCGCTTTTGGCTTTAAATGCGTTGGTACAAGCCCGCGAAGCAACAGCGACAATCGCGCATAAAACCGTAGAATTGCGTCAGCAAGAAGCAGAAGATTTAATCTGGCAGTTTACCAAGTACAAAGCGCTAGCAGTCGCACTCAATCCGATCGCATTTCTAGATTTACTCGGTGGTGTTGTCGCTGACTTGGCTTTGATTCGCTCTTTAGCACGCGTGTATGGTTTGCCGATGACGGGCTACGAAGCCGCAAAGCTGTTGCGAACGATTTTGCTGAGTTCTGGCGGTTTACTCTTGACTGAACTCGGAAGTGGGATATTTCTGGGTTTAGGTAAAAGTACTGCGGCAGTTGCTAGTAGTGAGAACCCTGGGAACTTGACTGCCTATTTTGGCACAGCGATCGCCCAAGGGAGTATAGCAGGCTATGGCTCTTACATTGTCGGACACGCTGCCCAAGTTTATTTAGAACGCGGCTGCACGTGGGGACAACTCGGAACCAGTACCGTTATTAAAGAAATATTAGCGCAAGTAGAACCAAATACAATTCTTTATCGTCTGCGCCAGGAGTTAAGCCAACATCTAAGTTGA
- a CDS encoding M1 family metallopeptidase, with translation MSQLYFDTDNSRHRAFELPGAKPHYNPDRPGQVEHIFLDLNLDIPSKSYQGTCIIQLKPIRNGIERLTLDAVNLNIYSVRVDDTPQAFEYDGSQLHIQLVSPTTVGNAIKMAIAYSAEKPQRGIYFITPNQHYPHKPTQVWTQGEDEDSRFWFPCFDYPGQLSTSEIRVRVPKPYIAISNGTLIDTAEEGDAKIYHWLQEQVHPTYLMTLAVGDFAEIQDEWNGKPVTYYVEKGREADARRSMGKTPRMIEFFSEKYGYLYPYPKYAQVCVDDFIFGGMENTSTTLLTDRCLLDERAALDNRNTESLVAHELAHQWFGDLVVIKHWSHAWIKEGMASYSEVMWTEHEYGAEEAAYYRLLEARSYLAEDSSRYRRPIVTHVYREAIELYDRHLYEKGSCVYHMIRAELGEELFWQAIHTFVQDNAHKTVETIDLLRAIEKASGRNLLFLFDQYVYRGGHPDFKVAYTWDGDSKLAKVTVTQTQAKEGSNGISSDLFDLKIPIAFGYTNNAESSPQLKTFTVRVHEKEQSFYFPLEEKPQFASFDVGNNYLKTVTLEYPLPELKAQLAFDSDPISRIYAAEALAKKGGLEAVKALSQALKQDSFWGVRAEVAKQLAQVKLDQAFDGLVAGLEDNHPLVRRAVIEALADIKTHQSYKAIKPLVENGDPSYYVEASAMKAIGAIAGSTVDAKPKEEKVVKLLKSALEQRAGWNEVVRAGAIAGLSQMKTAEPALDLILEYTKLGVPQALRLSAIRALGTISTGLNAVNLERVLQQLEELSRESFFLTQVAVVSALGQMETPKAIGILQALANQTPDGRVRRMAEEAVSRVQSAVGSDQGVKQLREELDVLKQQNQELRSRLENLEAKSSQQ, from the coding sequence ATGTCACAGTTATACTTTGATACAGATAATAGCCGCCACAGAGCCTTTGAACTACCAGGAGCAAAACCCCACTACAACCCAGATCGTCCTGGACAAGTCGAGCATATTTTCTTAGATCTCAATTTAGATATTCCGAGTAAGAGTTATCAGGGAACTTGTATTATCCAGCTTAAGCCGATCCGCAATGGCATCGAAAGGTTGACATTAGATGCAGTGAATCTCAATATTTACTCAGTACGCGTTGACGACACGCCGCAAGCATTTGAATATGATGGTTCGCAATTGCATATTCAACTGGTATCACCCACTACTGTTGGTAATGCGATCAAGATGGCGATCGCCTACTCAGCGGAAAAACCTCAACGCGGTATTTACTTTATTACTCCCAATCAACACTATCCCCATAAACCGACACAAGTTTGGACGCAGGGAGAAGATGAAGACTCGCGCTTCTGGTTTCCTTGCTTCGACTACCCAGGACAACTATCAACATCCGAAATTCGCGTCCGCGTTCCCAAACCTTACATTGCCATTTCCAACGGAACGCTGATCGACACCGCTGAAGAAGGCGACGCTAAAATTTACCACTGGTTACAAGAGCAAGTTCACCCTACTTACCTTATGACACTTGCGGTAGGAGACTTTGCCGAAATTCAAGACGAATGGAACGGTAAACCTGTCACGTACTATGTCGAAAAAGGACGCGAAGCAGACGCACGGCGCAGCATGGGCAAAACCCCGCGCATGATTGAATTTTTTAGCGAAAAGTATGGTTATCTTTACCCTTATCCCAAGTATGCGCAAGTCTGCGTAGATGATTTTATTTTCGGAGGAATGGAAAACACCTCGACTACTTTACTCACAGATCGCTGCTTACTCGATGAACGCGCCGCACTCGACAACCGCAACACCGAAAGCTTAGTCGCGCACGAACTGGCACATCAATGGTTTGGCGATCTTGTCGTGATTAAGCATTGGTCTCATGCTTGGATTAAAGAAGGTATGGCTTCTTATTCAGAAGTCATGTGGACAGAACACGAGTACGGCGCAGAAGAAGCCGCTTATTATCGTTTACTCGAAGCAAGAAGTTACTTAGCCGAAGATAGCAGTCGTTATCGTCGCCCAATCGTTACGCACGTTTATCGCGAGGCAATTGAATTATACGATCGCCACCTTTACGAAAAAGGTTCGTGTGTCTATCACATGATTCGCGCCGAATTAGGAGAAGAGTTGTTTTGGCAAGCGATTCATACATTTGTTCAGGATAATGCCCACAAAACAGTGGAAACAATCGACTTACTCCGCGCGATTGAAAAAGCATCTGGCAGAAATTTACTATTTCTATTTGACCAATACGTTTATCGTGGCGGACACCCTGATTTTAAAGTTGCTTACACTTGGGATGGCGATAGCAAATTAGCTAAAGTTACCGTGACGCAAACGCAAGCGAAAGAAGGTTCAAACGGTATTAGCAGCGATTTATTTGACTTGAAAATCCCAATCGCGTTTGGCTATACCAACAACGCAGAATCTTCTCCTCAATTGAAAACATTTACCGTGCGGGTGCATGAAAAAGAGCAAAGTTTCTATTTCCCGTTAGAGGAGAAACCGCAGTTTGCCAGTTTTGATGTCGGGAATAACTACTTAAAAACAGTCACTTTAGAGTATCCTCTACCAGAGTTGAAAGCACAATTAGCATTTGATTCTGACCCGATTTCGCGAATATATGCAGCGGAAGCTTTGGCGAAAAAAGGTGGACTAGAAGCGGTAAAAGCCCTTTCGCAAGCATTGAAACAGGATTCTTTCTGGGGAGTCCGCGCCGAAGTTGCCAAACAACTCGCGCAAGTCAAACTCGATCAAGCTTTTGATGGTTTAGTTGCAGGTTTAGAAGACAATCATCCCCTAGTACGCCGTGCAGTGATCGAAGCCCTCGCTGATATTAAGACACATCAGAGTTACAAAGCAATCAAACCGCTTGTAGAAAATGGCGATCCTAGCTACTACGTTGAAGCATCAGCAATGAAGGCGATTGGTGCAATTGCGGGTAGTACAGTCGATGCGAAGCCGAAAGAAGAAAAAGTTGTGAAACTGCTCAAATCAGCTTTAGAACAAAGGGCAGGTTGGAACGAGGTCGTGCGTGCAGGTGCGATCGCGGGTTTGAGTCAAATGAAAACCGCTGAACCAGCACTCGACCTTATCTTGGAATATACCAAACTAGGCGTACCGCAAGCACTACGACTCAGCGCAATTCGCGCCCTCGGTACAATTTCCACAGGGCTGAATGCAGTAAATCTCGAACGCGTTTTGCAGCAACTCGAAGAACTCTCCCGTGAGTCGTTTTTCCTAACGCAAGTCGCTGTTGTCAGCGCCCTCGGACAAATGGAAACTCCTAAAGCTATTGGCATTCTACAAGCTTTGGCGAATCAAACTCCTGATGGACGAGTGCGACGTATGGCGGAAGAAGCTGTATCGCGAGTGCAATCTGCGGTTGGTTCAGATCAAGGTGTGAAGCAATTGCGTGAAGAACTCGATGTACTAAAACAACAAAATCAAGAACTTAGAAGTCGTTTAGAGAATTTGGAGGCGAAATCCTCGCAACAGTAA
- a CDS encoding YdcF family protein, whose product MFDSRFCPREFTQFPIEFGWQQLRSPILLFLAILIAVIVSLRLIARKWRFKQKWMLPSVVTLLFSLIAVGLLSIVVVNGLFLPPDPGTSVDAIVILGRGRALRMERARVATQLWQAKRAPVIFVSGRGDALPIIELLIAQGVPKNVIDGENCSLTTKENAIFSAAILQQRNIQRILLISDPPHMWRSLIEFRAYGFTVIPRTSQLPDEWNLPQTAYVALRESIGFPWYLWRQIVAPPSQVMPDVELSALLQKAQQYGQQRLYVD is encoded by the coding sequence ATGTTTGATTCTCGTTTTTGTCCGCGTGAGTTTACACAGTTTCCGATCGAGTTTGGTTGGCAGCAGTTGCGATCGCCGATTTTGCTATTTCTGGCAATCCTCATTGCAGTTATCGTTAGCCTTCGGCTGATTGCCCGCAAGTGGCGGTTCAAGCAAAAATGGATGCTTCCTAGTGTGGTTACGCTCTTGTTTAGCTTGATTGCGGTTGGTTTGCTGTCTATTGTTGTTGTGAATGGACTATTTCTGCCTCCTGATCCTGGAACTTCTGTCGATGCCATTGTTATTTTAGGTCGAGGTAGAGCCTTGAGAATGGAACGAGCTAGGGTAGCAACTCAATTGTGGCAAGCCAAAAGAGCACCAGTGATTTTTGTCAGTGGTCGAGGAGATGCTTTACCGATTATTGAGTTATTAATTGCCCAAGGTGTACCTAAGAATGTTATTGATGGCGAAAACTGTTCGTTGACAACGAAAGAAAATGCGATTTTTTCAGCAGCAATTCTACAACAGCGAAACATTCAACGAATTTTATTAATCAGCGATCCTCCGCATATGTGGCGATCGCTGATCGAATTTCGTGCTTATGGATTTACGGTTATTCCGCGTACAAGTCAGTTACCAGATGAGTGGAATTTACCACAAACAGCTTACGTAGCTTTACGGGAATCAATTGGTTTCCCGTGGTATCTTTGGCGACAGATTGTAGCTCCGCCTTCTCAGGTGATGCCGGATGTTGAACTATCAGCTTTGCTGCAAAAAGCACAACAGTACGGTCAACAACGCCTCTATGTTGATTAA
- a CDS encoding DUF5615 family PIN-like protein: MTIAALYTDEDMSALVATLLRARGLDITTVPEQATLGKTDREQLEFAASTRRRILTHNRVDFERLHLQYMEEDKQHSGIIVVPQKNAYEVAQRIGILVSALTIEEIRNQLLYA; this comes from the coding sequence GTGACAATTGCGGCACTTTACACAGATGAAGATATGTCGGCACTTGTTGCTACGCTTTTAAGAGCGCGTGGTTTAGATATTACGACTGTTCCTGAGCAAGCAACCCTGGGCAAAACGGATAGAGAGCAGCTTGAATTCGCAGCTTCTACTAGAAGGCGCATTTTGACTCATAACCGAGTTGACTTTGAACGGTTGCATCTTCAATACATGGAAGAGGATAAACAACATTCTGGAATTATTGTAGTGCCTCAGAAAAATGCTTATGAAGTTGCACAAAGAATTGGTATTTTGGTGAGTGCGTTGACGATTGAGGAAATTAGAAATCAATTACTATACGCTTGA
- a CDS encoding 6-carboxytetrahydropterin synthase: protein MQCIVNRRAQFSASHRYWLPELSEAENTQRFGLCARTPGHGHNYVLYVSLAGELDEYGMVQNLSEVKQVIKREVTSQLDFSHLNDVWTEFQQTLPTTENIARVIWQRLAPYLPLVRIQLFEHPELWAEYQGNGMEAYLTLSTHFSAAHRLARPDLSYEENSEIYGKCARPNGHGHNYHLEVTVKGDIDPRTGMLVDLGALQQIVDDLVVEPLDHTFLNKDIAYFAEIVPTAENIAVYISNVLRSPIQELGATLHKVKLIESPNNSCEIYCDQTVQEISDQRSEVRELVH from the coding sequence ATGCAATGCATTGTCAATCGTCGCGCACAGTTTTCAGCGAGTCATCGGTATTGGCTACCCGAATTAAGCGAGGCTGAGAATACACAGCGTTTTGGACTTTGCGCGCGAACACCAGGACACGGACACAACTACGTTTTATATGTTTCCCTCGCCGGTGAACTCGATGAATATGGCATGGTACAAAATTTGTCTGAAGTCAAACAGGTGATCAAGCGCGAAGTTACTAGCCAACTCGATTTTTCGCACCTTAACGATGTTTGGACAGAATTTCAACAAACACTGCCTACCACCGAAAACATTGCCAGAGTCATTTGGCAGCGACTAGCACCTTACTTACCTTTAGTCCGCATTCAACTCTTTGAACATCCAGAACTTTGGGCAGAATATCAAGGAAACGGCATGGAAGCTTACTTAACACTTAGTACACACTTCAGCGCTGCGCATCGGCTAGCACGTCCGGATCTCAGTTACGAAGAAAACTCAGAAATTTACGGTAAGTGCGCGCGTCCCAACGGACACGGACACAACTATCATTTAGAAGTCACTGTTAAAGGTGATATTGACCCGCGTACCGGAATGCTTGTTGACTTAGGTGCACTGCAACAAATCGTCGATGATTTAGTCGTCGAACCGCTGGATCATACCTTCTTAAACAAAGACATCGCCTACTTTGCCGAAATCGTCCCAACCGCAGAAAATATCGCGGTATACATCAGTAATGTTTTGCGATCGCCCATCCAAGAACTAGGAGCTACATTACACAAAGTTAAGCTAATTGAAAGTCCCAACAATTCTTGTGAAATTTACTGCGATCAGACTGTTCAAGAAATCAGCGATCAGAGGTCAGAGGTTAGGGAATTGGTACATTAG